The DNA window TGCTCGGCAATTATTATATTTATATCATCCTCTTTCTGGTTTTGTCGGTGATCATGTGGAAAATAACCGACTCCCATACCGGTATTATTTTTCATGCCATCCGGGAGGATGAATTAGCGGTCAAGGCCGCCGGCATCAACACCACCCGCTATAAATTGTTGGCCTTTTGCCTGAGCGGATTATTTGCCGGTATCTCCGGCGGACTTTATGCCCATTATATGCGGATTGCCGGTCCTTCCACCCTCGAGGTCTCCATGTCTTTTTCGGTGGTCATCTGGGCGGTTTTCGGGGGTATGGTGACCATCTACGGACCCATAGCCGCGGTCTTTATCCTCTTCCCCCTGCTGGAATTCGTCCGTTTCTGGCCCGAATACCGGACCATGATTTTTGCCGTCGTCATCCTGCTGATCCTTTTGTATATGCCGGAAGGTTTGATCCACTGGGCCCGGGACAAGATGGAAAAACAATGCCCCCGGTGCAAAATCAGAAACGTGGCCACCCGGAAGAATTGCCGGGTATGTACCGCAGCTTTGGATTGAAGAGCGATCCTTGAACGAAGTGCTCCTCAAGCGTAGCGATCCTTGAACGAAGTGCTCCTCAAGCGTAGCGATCCCTGAACGAAGTGTCCATTTTTTAAAAAAAGGAATACATTATGAACCCTAAAGAATCCTATCTGACCAAACCCTGGTTGAAATACTATTCGGAAGGTGTGCCGGCCGAAGTGGAGATCCCGGAAATTTCAGTGCCGGAGCTTTTCGATCAGGTGGTTGAAAAATTCGGGAACAAACCGGCCCTGATTTTTTACGGCAAAAAGATCCAATACCGGGAGCTCAAAGAGCTGGTAGACCGCCTGGCCACGGCTCTTGCGGATTTGGGGGTCAAAAAGGGGGATACGGTGGCCTTATATCTTTTAAACAGCCCCCAGTACGTAATCTCTTATTTTGCCACCCTGAAATTGGGGGCCAAAGTAACCCCCATCAGTCCGGTCTATACCAGCATTGAAGTCAAGCACCAGGTGGAAGACAGTGAGGCCCGGACCGTTGTCTGCCAGGACATCCTCTATGACAACCTGCAAAAATCCGGAGCCAAGTTCGATCGGGTGATTCTAACCAGCATCAACGAATACCTTCCGGCCCTGAAAAAATTGTTCGGCAAGGGCAGCCAGGGCAAAGGACCGGGCGGGAGCCCGCCGCCCTCCATCGAGGCCCTTAAAGGCGCCGGGGTTTATTCCTTTCAGGATTTGATCAAAAAATATCCCCCCCAACCGCCGAAGGTGGCCATTGATCCCCGGAAGGATCTGGCGGCCCTGCCCTACACCGGGGGAACTACCGGACTGCCCAAGGCGGCCATGCTGACCCATCGCAATATGGTGGCCCTTCAGAAACAGGTCTTGTCCTTTTGGCCCATCTTCGAAGAGGGTAAGGAAGTAGTCATGGCCTTCCTGCCCTTTTTTCATATCTACGGCCAGGTGGTGGTTATGCTCGGGGGCCTGGCCCAGGGCGCGACCCTGGTCCTTTTCACCACACCGGATATTGAGGAGATATTAACCGCCATGGACCGTTATCAGGCATCCGGCTTCTATGGCGTCCCCACCCTTTTCGAATATCTCAAGGAGTATGAGAAGACCGACCGGGTCAACTGGAAACGGCTCAAGCTGATCGCCTGCGGGGCCGATACCCTCCATGAATCGACCATCTCGGCCTGGGAAAAGAGAACCGGATCGAAAATTTTTGAAGGGTATGGGATGACCGAAACCACGGCCGTCAGTCACAGTACCCCGATCCACCATCCCAAGAGGGGTTCTTTCGGGGTGCCTATTCCTAACGTCAAGGCGGCCATCGTTGAGCATGAAGGGACCGAATTTCTCCCCGTAGGGGAAGTGGGCGAACTGATTTTGTGCGGCCCCAATATCATGCAGGGTTATTGGAAAAGACCTGATGGGACCAAAGAGTCCATGATGGAAATTGACGGAGAGGTCTGGCTGCGCACCGGGGACCTGGTCAGCATGGATGAAGAAGGGTATTTCCATTTCTTTGACCGCAAACGGGACCTGATTAAATACAAAGGCTATTCGGTCTTCGCCCGGCACGTGGAGGAAGTACTGTACCAGCATCCCCAGATCAAGGCTGCCGGGGTGGTCGGGGTGCCGGACCCCAAGGTGGGCAACCTGATCAAGGCCTATGTGGTCTTGGAGAGCGAGGCCAGGGGCAAGATCTCGGAAGAAGAGGTCCTTGAATTCTGCCGCCAGAAGCTGGCCCATTATAAAGTACCCAAGATCATCGAGTTCAGGGGTGAGTTGCCGAAAACCGACGTGGGGAAGGTCTCCCGGCGGGAATTACGAGAAGAGGTTGAGGAGGCCTGATATGGCCGTACCATTCCTGGAAGTACAGTCGCTGACCAAGAGTTTCGGGGGCCTGCGGGCAGTCAATAAGGTCAGTTTTCGCATGGAGAATAAGGAGATCCTGGGACTCATCGGCCCAAACGGCGCCGGGAAGAGTACCTTGCTCCGTTTACTGACCAGTATACTGAAACCGGATAGCGGGAGCATCCACTTCAAAGGGAAAGAACTGGTGGGCATGAAAACCTGGGATATCATCAATCTGGGGGTGGCCACCACCTTTCAGAATATGAGACCCTTCCGCCGGCTGCCCATAATTGCCAACGTCATGGTTTCCTGCCTGTCTCCCCGGTCGATGAAAAGAGGGGAGTGGGTCAAGAAGGTAGAGGCCAAGGCCATGGATGCCCTGGAATTCGCCGGCATCTCGGATATGGCTCTGGAAAAGGCCTCCACCCTGTCTCAGGGGGACCTGAAACGGCTGGAAGTGGCCCGGGCCGTGGCCACCGATCCGGAATTGCTCCTCTTAGACGAGCCTTTCGGGGGTTTAAGTCCGGCTGAAACCGACTTGATGGCCAAGTCCATAAAAAGACTTCACAAGGGCGGGCGCTTCGGTCGCCTGCACAGCGAAGGTCCGGCCATGATTATCGTGGAGCACAAGCTGCAACAGTTAATGAAGATCGTCGATCGCATCATCGTCCTTAATTTCGGAACCCTCCTGGCCGAGGGGACCCCCGAGGAAGTGGTCAACAACCCCCAGGTTATTGAGGCCTATCTGGGTCAGGGAGGAAGGGAGTAACCGTGCTCTTAGAAATTAATCAATTAACCGTCCGCTATGAAAAGGCCGTACTCATCAATAATGTGAATCTGATGGTGGATTCCGGGGAACTGGTCAGCCTGGTCGGTCCCAACGGAGCCGGGAAATCGACCACCCTCCGGGCCATCACCGGCCTGGTGGCCTGGGAAAAGGAGATCAAACGCCGGTCCACGGCTGGCGACATCTTCCTGGAAGGAACGGTTACCTTTAACGGGGAACGGCTCGATCAGATTCCGGCCCATGAGATCGTCAAAAGAGGACTGGTCCTGTGCCCGGAACGGAGAAGGCCCTTTCGGGAAATGACTGTCCTGGATAACCTGATGGCCGGGGCCTATCTGGAAAAAGACCGTAAAAAAAGCCAGGAGACCCTGGGAAAGGTCTATGAACTCTTTCCGGTACTCAAAGAACGGTCCAGACAGATCTCCGGGACCCTTTCGGGCGGGGAACAGCAGATGCTGGCCATCGGCCGGGCCTTTATGTCGGAGCCGAAACTTTTGTGCATCGATGAGCCTTCCACGGGTCTGGCCCCTTTGATGCGCCAGGAGGTTTTTGAAAAAATTTCTCAGATCAACCAGTTGGGAATCACCATCCTGCTCGTCGAACAGGAGGTCAGTTCGGTCTTCAAAATGGCCAAACGAAATTACGTCCTTTCTTCCGGCAAAATCATCGCACAGGGGACCGGAGAGCAATTGATGGAAGATGAAGTCATCCGTAAGACCTACCTGGGTCTTTAACAGCAATAAAAGGCCTTTGTTTTCCGACCTGATTCCTGCCGGGGGCATTGGCCGCCGATCGGGTATCTTCATCAATCCCAGTTGCTTTGGGCTTTAGGTGCTTTGTCTGAAGTAAGCGCCTAACTTTCCTGATTCTTTTCCTGCCTAAAAAAAATCTTTTGGACCCTATTAATTTTCTTGTAATTTTAAAAATAGTAAGATAAATTTAAAAGGTTTGTCATCTGTCAATTAGGCATACAAAGCAAATATTATATTGTATTGTTTGGGTTCCCCAATACCGCTGGGTATTTTACGGGAAAATCAGGAAGCGATTGGGATAAATTGGTAAGGATTTAAGCCGACTTAAGAAACATTTGGGGCATGGATATCAGATTCGTGCCGTTGGCTATGATGAGCAGAAAGTACGAGAGTACATTAAGGATCAAAAAAAACTGGATAAAGAGCAAATGGATTTCGGATTAGAGTAGATCGAGTCCCTTTCAACTGCCCTCAGCAAGCCATCGGCCCGGCCGGTGGTTATGACTCTTAGTATTCACTCTTTGTATTCACTCCCCTTCACCGCGCATCCCCCACCCACTCCGAAAGCGTGTTTAAGGAATGGAGCTTCCGTTCAGGGAAAACCTATTTGCGATTGTGGAGCATTCATGCCCGCCAATCTTGTTAGGGAAGGAAATCCATGAGTATTCAAAAACGATTACAAAGCGGAGAATTTGTCGTTCTGGCTGAAATGAACACACCCAAGGGGGTGGATATTTCCCGGCTGATGACCGACGTCCGGCGTATTAAGGGGCGGGTCGACGGAATTGTCGTTCCTGACATGAATAACGGTGTTATGCGAATGAGCGCCCTGGCCGGCGGGGCTTTGGTCCAGCAGCAGGGGATCGAGTCCATCATCACGGTTTATGGACGGGACCGCAACCGAATGGCTTTGCAGGGCGATTTGCTGGCCGCCCATGTGCTGGGTATTCAGAACCTGATCGTGGTTCAAGGGGAAGATATGGCCAATAGTGACCACCGGAACGCCTTGCCGGTCAACGATCTGGATGAACTGGGGTTGCTCAACACCATCCGGACCCTTCAGGATGGAAAGGATTTGGCTGGCTTTGATCTGGAAGGCAGCCCGGAATTCCAGGTCGGCTGTTATCTCGCACCCTTTATTGACGATGCCGGACTGACCGGGGAGCTGGACCGGGCCCGGGAAAAGATCGCCGCCGGCGCCGGCTTTCTGGTTACCCCGCCGGTATTTGATATCAACCGCTTTGAGGCTTTCAGGCAGAAAGCCGCTGGGCTCAAAGTGCCCATCATCGCCTCGGTCTTCCTCATAAAATCGGTGGCCGTGGCCCGATATATGGCTGCCAATGAACCCGGGGTATCTATTTCCGAAGAGCTGATCGGACGAATCCGAAAGTCCTCCGACCGCGAACTGGAGGGCGTTAAAATCATCGGGGAAACCATTGCCGCGCTTCGAAAAATGGCCCAGGGCGTCCTGATTCAGACCATGGGCTGGGAGCACCGCTTGTCCGCGATTCTCGATATCGCCGGCCTCTGATACCAAACACAAAAATGGAAATGAAAAATAGAGCTATGAAAACAGCAGACCGACTTCAAAACGGCGACAGAGTTTTGGTAATCGGAGGCGGTATCGGGGGCATTCGGACCGCGCTGGATCTGGCTGAGGCCAAAAAAAACGTCGTTCTTATCGACCAGGCCAATGCCATCGGCGGATTGATGACCCTCCTGGACCGGACCTTTCCGACCAACAACTGCGACCTTTGCACCATCTCCTCGACCCTGTCAGAAACCAACCGCAACCAATATATTCAATTGATGCCGCTGACCCGGATCACCCAACTGAACGGCCAGGCCGGCGAGTTTACCGCGGTCCTATCTACCGCACCCCGTTACATCGATCTGATGCGCTGTACGGCCTGCGGGGAGTGCCGCCGGCTGTTTCCGGAGTGTGTGGATTTCAACCCCGGTCTGGATCATCGGGCACCGACCTGTATGCGTTACCCCCAGATCACCCCCCAGGCCTTCTCCATCGATCTGACGCGTTGCCAGGATCCCCAGGCCCTGGTTGCCTGCTGCCCGGCCGGAGCCATAATGGCCGACGACCGGGAACGTCAGGTCCAGATCCCGGTGGCCTCGATTGTCCTGGCCCCGGGCGCAGCGATTTTTGACCCCTCCGGCTTGGACACCTTAAGCTACGGTCTTGATCCCGATGTGCTTACCAGTCTGGAATACGAGCGTCTCTTGTCGGCTTCCGGACCCACCCAGGGAAGACTGCTCTGCCCCTCCGACGGCCGTGTTCCCTCTAAAATTGCCTGGATTCAGTGTGTCGGATCCCGGGGGTTGCAGAAAGGCGCCTCGTCCTATTGTTCGAGCGTCTGTTGTATGTTCGCACTCAAGGAGGCTGTGGTCACCAAGGAGCGTTTCCAGGAAAACATCGAAGCGGCCATTTTTTATATGGACCTGCGGACCTTCGGCAAAGACTACGAACGCTATTATGAACGGAGCCGGAAGAAATACGGGGTGCGATTTGTTCGAAGTCGGCCCAACAGCGTCTTCCGAAAAAACGGGGAGGAGCGTTTGACCATAACCTTTGCTTCCGATCAAGGCGGCCCCCCGGCCGAAGAGTCTTTTGATCTGGTGGTCCTTTCCACCGGCTTCCGGGTCAACGAAGACCTCCGGCAGACGGCCGCCTGTCTGGGAGTCGATCTGAACCCCCACGGCTTTGCCCAAACCGGTCCTTTTAATCCGGTGGCCACGTCCCGACCGGGAGTTTATGTCTGCGGGTTGTTTGAAAGCCCTAAGGACATCCCTGAAACCATGGTCCAGGCCAGTGCGGCAGCCTGCCGAGCCTCGGCCCATTTAACCTCTCAGACGGATTTAACCGATACCGAAGGCACCTTCCCGCCGGAACGGGAGGTGGCCGGCGAAGAGCCCCGAATCGGGGTGTTTGTCTGCGATTGCGGGGAGGATATCGGGGGTGTGATCAATGTGCCGGAATTGACGGCCTTTGCGAAAACCCTGCCCGGTGTGGTCCTGGCCGAAGGGGTCGGTCACGGTTGCAGCCGCGAATCCATGAGCCGTATCGAGGAAGCGCTGGTCAGCCGGAAGCTCAATCGCCTGGTGATCGGAGGATGCTCCCCCCGGACCCATGAAACCCGGTTTCAAGACCTCCTCCGTCGGGCCGGATTGAACAAATACCTGCTCGAAATCGCCAATCTCCGGGATCAGGACACCTGGGTCCATCCGGATCAGCCTTTAGATGCCGAGGCCAAAGCGCGGCAGTTGATCTGGGCCGCAGTCCTGGCCGTGAAAAAGGCCCGCCCCCTTCCGGATAACCGCTTGCCCATCAACCGCGATGTTCTGGTGGTAGGCGGCGGCGTAGCTGGAATGACCGCTGCCCTGCGGCTGGCCGATCAGGGCTTCAAGGTCTTCCTGACCGAACGGCGGTCCCTCCTGGGCGGCCTGGCCAACCTGGTCCGCCGAACCCTGGACGGTGAAGACGTCCAGATATTTATCCAGGACCTGATCCAGCGGACCATGGCCCACCCTAATATTCAAGTCATTACCAACGCCTTTATTGTTGACCACAGCGGGATGCCCGGCCTTTTTAAAACCGGGCTGCAGGTCGGTCCCCAGATGTTTTACCGGCAACTCAGCCACGGGGTTACGATTCTGGCAACCGGGGCCTTGCCAAACCGTCCCGATGAATACCTGCTCGGCCGGCACAAGGCCGTCATGACCCAGTTGGAAGCCGAGGCCTTGCTCGAAGACAGGCCCCAACAGACCGCTAACTGGGAAAATGTCGTCATGATCCAGTGTGTCGGATCGAGACAGCCGGACAACCCCAACTGCTCGCGGATCTGCTGCCAGACGGCCATTAAAAACGCCCTGAGCATTCTGGATAAAAACCCCGAGACCCTTATCTGGATCCTGTATCGGGATATGCGGACCTACGGCTTCCAGGAAGACTATTACCTGCGGGCCCGGGAAAAAGGGGTTATCTTCGTCCGTTATGAACCGGACCAGCCCCCGGAGGTCCGGGCCGCCGGCAATCAGGTGGAGGTGTCCTTCACCGATCCTATCCTGGGTCGATCCCTGAGCGTTTCAGCGGACGCCCTGCTGTTAAGCACCGGATTGATCAGCGATGACGAATCGGCCGAAGATCTGGCCGCGATTTTCAAAGTCCCCAGGACCCCGGATGGCTATTTTCTGGAGGACCACATCAAACTCAGACCCGTGGATCTCTCCAAACCGGGGTTTTTCATGGCCGGAACGGCCAATGCCCCCCTGTCTATCCGGGAGACTATCGCCCAGGCCGAGGCCTCGGCCGCCAGGGCCCAGACCTTGCTCAGTCACAACAGCATCAATCTGGGCGCTGCCATTGCCAGGGTCGATTCCAAAAAATGCGCCGCCTGTCTGATCTGCGTCCGGGCCTGTCCCTTTGACGTCCCCTTTATCAATGCGGACGGTTATTCGGAAATCGACCCGGCCAAGTGTCACGGCTGCGGCCTGTGCGCCTCCGAGTGTCCGGCCAAGGCCATACAATTGATGCAGTTTGAAGACGACCAGATTCTGGCCAAGCTCAACGGTCTGCTGGAAAGGATGGTGCAATAATGGAAGAATTCGAACCGGTCATTATCGCCTTTTGCTGCCACTACTGCGCCTATACCGCCGCGGATATGGCCGGCAGTCAACGGCTCTCTTATCCCCCGAACGTCAAAATCATCCGGGTTCCCTGTTCCGGGAAGGTCGATACCATCCACCTGCTGAAGGCCTTTGAAAACGGCGCCGACGGTGTCTATGTGGCCGGTTGTCTGGAAGGGGATTGCCACTTTAAAAGCGGCAACGTGCGGTCCGCCAAACGGGTGGCCTATGCCCGGAAGCTCTTAGACAGCATCGGCATCGGTGGCGAAAGATTGGAAATGATCAACCTGTCGGCCGGGATGGGGGAGCGCTTTGCCGAGATGGCCGGACAGATCACTGAAAGAATCCGGAGTCTGGGACCCAACCCGATTCGAAATGGAGGCCGGCCGGCCGGCTCCCCCGTAGCCGTGGTCCAAATACTGAAGGAGGAACAATCGCAATGATAACAGCGGAACGCAAACCCCTGGAAGAAATCATTGAATATATCCGGCCCTTTCAAAGAGTACTGCTGGTCGGATGCAACGAGTGTGTAACGGTTTGTGCCGTCGGCGGCCGTAAGGAAGTCGGGATTTTATCCTCGTTGCTGCAAATGTCGTTTCTGAAGCAGGGGAAAAATTTACAGATTCGGGAACATACCCTGGAACGCCAGTGCGATCCGGAATACGTTGAAGAACTGACGTCTCTGATCGACGGCGTCGATGCGGTCCTGTCCATGGCCTGCGGCTGCGGCATACAGGAGATCAGCCACCGCTTTAAGGCTAAACCGGTGTTTCCCGCCGTCAATACCAAGTTCATGGGGGCATCGGAACGACAGGGCGTCTGGTCCGAAAGGTGCCAGGGATGCGGGGATTGTCTGCTGGGGATCACCGGCGGGATTTGTCCGATTGCCCGGTGTTCCAAACAATTGATGAACGGCCCCTGCGGCGGTTCCACTTCGGGTAAATGTGAGATCAGCCCGGAGGTGGACTGTGCCTGGCAGTTGATCTGGGATCGGCTCAAGGCACTGGGAATGGAAAAGAGGTACGAAGAAATCATACCGGCCAAAGACTGGAGACCTGGCCGGGCCGATGGCCCCCGTAGAATTATCAGAGAGGATTTGGCAGAATGAAAACCCAAAGCGTACTCGAAAAAGTATTGAAAACCGGAAATTTAGCCGTAACCTCGGAATGCGGTCCGCCGAGGGGCGCAGTCCCTGAAAAAATACGCCAGAAAGCAGAGATGCTGAAAGGCTATATAGATGCCGTTAATGTCACCGATAACCAGACCGCCATGGTCCGCATGTCCAGCTTTGCCGCCGGGGTTTTTCTACGGCAGCTCGGTCTGCATCCGATCCTGCAGATGGTTACCCGGGACCGCAATCGATTGGCCATGCAGGCCGATATCATCGGGGCCTATGCCCATGGCATCCATACCATGCTTTGTCTGTCAGGAGATCATCCCCATTTTGGAGACCATCCCATGGCGGCCAGTGTCCATGACGTCGACTCCATCCAGTTTGTCCAGATGGTCAAAAAAATGCGGGAAGAGGGCAAGTTTCAGGGCGGCGCCGATATTGAAAATCCGCCCAAAATGTTCATCGGGGCAGCGGCCAATCCCTTTGCCGACCCCTTTGAGCTCCGGGTGGCCCGTCTGGCCAAAAAGGTGGCGGCCGGCGCCGATTTTATTCAAACCCAATGCATCTACAATGTGGACAAATTTGAAAAATGGATGGAAGGGGTCCGCAGCCGCGGGTTACATGAAAAATGTTATATCCTGGCCGGCATTACGCCCTTGAAGTCGGTCGGTATGGCCCGTTATATGAAAAACAAGGTGCCGGGTATGGATGTCCCCCAGGAGCTGGTGGATCGGATGGCCGGGGTGCCCAAAGACCAACAGGCCGAAGAAGGCATCCGGATCTGTGTAGAGACCATTGAAAGGCTCAAACAGGTTCAGGGCGTTGCCGGATTTCATATCATGGCCATCGACTGGGAACAGAAGGTGCCTGAAATTGTGGAACGGGCCGGGCTCTATCCCCGTCCGGTGGTGGAATGAGGGATAGATTCTACCGAAAGATATTTGAATTTTCCCTGTTGCGGGTTACGGGTTGATAAAATAATACTACAGCGACACTTTTTCCGTCATTCCCGAATGTCTTTATAAAACATGCCGGAATGACGGTTAAGGGGGCGCAAAGCAAAAAAATACGTTCTGAGGATTTAAAAAAAAAGGAGAGAAAACCATGAACGACAAAAAACTCATCCTGGTAGTGGACGATGACCCGGATCTGGTCGAGGCGGTTTCCGTAAAATTGGAGAGCGAAAATTTCCGGGTCCATAAGGCCTATGACGGCGTGGAAGCTATGGATCAGATCAAAAAGGAACAACCGGATCTGGTTATTCTCGATGTGATGATGCCGCGCAAGAACGGCTATCAGTTATGCGAGGAGCTGAAACAATCCGATCAGTATAAAAGCATCGTAGTCCTCCTGCTCACCGCAGTAGGCGCTGCCGTCACCTCCACCAATTACACCCATTGGGATGGTAAGAACACCCTGGCGGATGACTACATCCCGAAACCGATCGACCTGGAAAAACTGATGGGGATTGTTAAGGATTATTTGACCCCGGCCGCATGAACACCCCTTTCCAGAAATTACCGGTCGGCGGACTCAAACTGAGCCCGGAACTGGTCCAGATCCGGTTGCATCCGGAAGCCGGTCGGTCCCTGACCGATATTTTCCGTCGATTGGCCGACCATCAGATCAATCTGACGGATGGTTCTTTGGATATTACAGACGGCCGACCGACTGGTTTCTGCTTAATTTCCGCAGAGGACCGGTTGTCGGCCGAACAGGCCCTCCAGCCTTTTGAGGGGGCCTTCGATCTGGTTTGGCCGGTGGGTACGCTGACCATTTTCCCTCATCAGTCGCGCCTGGCCCTCATGGGGCATATCTTGTCGGCTCTGGGCGGTATCGGTCTTCCGGTTTATGGCATCGCTTCTTCGCTGTCATCCCTGATTATCACCACTGATTATGGCCGATTGGATGATGCGGTTTCCGCAGTCTGCCGGGTGGTGTCCCTGCCGGAAAACCATGCCCCCTTTCGACCGGAATTCCGCGTAAAGCAGCTCTGATGGAAACGATAGCCATTTACCGGGAAGAGGTCATTAAAACCTATGGGTTTGTCGAACGGACCGGCCTTTTTATGGTTACTTTAGATCTGCCTTCCGACCGCCTGACCTATTGGGGGGATGACCTTTTCACCCTGATTTCCCGACTGGGCCTTTCATTGGTGCTGCAAATTGCCCGGCCCGCGGCCGCCGGTACCCTGCGTCTACATCTCCTTCTGGATGAAACCCCGGCGGGACCCGGGGGAATGGATTGGCATCAGGTCCTTTTAGATGAATACCCGGGGGGATGGCAAATGGACCAGGCCGTGGATCTGGTTTATTTCCAGGGGCCTCATTACGGCGACCGGTACGGTATTGCCTATGAGGCCTTAAAGGCTCTGGACACCTGCGGTTTGCCGATCCTGGCCATGGCCTGCCTGGGGGCCTCGGTTTATTTGATTCTACCCGAAGGAAAGGCCGGTCCGGCCCGGGAAGCCCTGAAACAGGCCTTTATGATACCTGACAGGGGTGCAGAAACCGGCCGACCCGGATCGATAAGATGAATTTTCATTGGCCACACGAAGTGGACTGGCGTCTGCGGGTTTTTGACTCCCTGTCCTTTCCGACCCTGGTTCTGAAGCCGGACCGGACCATCGTTGCGGTCAATCAGAAGCTGTTGGAAAGATTTGACTGGATCCGGGATGATATCGTCGGAAAAACCTGCCGGGAATTTTTTCAGAGTTTGACCGGCGACCAGGATCTTCCCTGTGCCAATAATTCCTGCCCCCTGGATCAAACTCTGGCCGATGGCCTGGGGCATTCCATGTTGCGTCAGATCCAGCACAGGGACGGCAGTGAACATTGGGAGGACCGCGTTTTTTCCCCTATTCTGGATGAGCAGGGGGAGGTCATTTATATCATTGAATCGATCCGGGATGTGACCCGGTCCAAGGCCCTTGAAAAAAATTTACAGGATGTCCGGGAGTTCCTCAACCGGGTTCTTCAAAGTTCCGCCAGTGCCATCGTCGCTGCCGGCCGCGAAGGCCGGGTCCTGTTGATGAACCAGGCCGCCGAGGAACTGTTCGGTTACAGCTTCAAACAGGCCCGGGATATAGATGTGAGCAATCTCTATCCTCCAGGCGTGGCCCGGGGGATCATGAAAAAACTCAGGGATGATACCTATGGGGGACGGGGAAAGCTCCCGGTTACCCGGGTCGATATCCTGACGGCCCAAAACGAGCCTATTCCGGTGGAAATGACCGCAGCCATCATTTACGAGGACGGCAGCGAAGCAGCCACTATGGGGGTCTACAATGACCTGCGCTCAAGGCTGGCTGTGGAGAAAAAATTGCAGGAGGCCCAGACCCAGTTGGTCCAGACCGAAAAAATGGCTTCCCTTGGAAGACTGGCCGCCGGTGTGGCCCATGAAATCAACAACCCCCTGACCGGGATCCTGCTGTACGGCAATCTGATGAAAGAAAAACTGGAAGGGGACCACCCCCTCCAGTTTAACCTGCATTGTATCTTGGAGGACGCCGGGCGGTGTCAGGATATTGTAAAAGACCTTCTGGCTTACAGCCGCCAATCCAGCACCTCCCGGGACCGCTTTTCTCTGAATGCCCTGGTCATCGAGAGTTTCCGCCTGATCCGGGATCAAAAACTGTTTATCAATATGGTCATCCGGAAAGAGTTGTCCGGGGACTGGATGCCGGTGAGGGCCGACCGGAACAATATGAGCCAGGTGGTCATCAATCTGGTGATGAATGCCCTGGATGTTATGAATAAAAAGGGGACCCTGACCTTAAGGACCTATCGCGATGACAGCCAAAAAACAGCCTGTCTGGAGGTATCCGATACCGGGGGGGGGATTCCCGAAGAAAATATGTCCCGGGTATTCGATCCTTTTTTTACGACCAAGGAACTGGGCAAGGGGACCGGTCTGGGCTTGAGCACCGCTTATGGCATTGTCAAGGACAATAACGGCGACATTTCCATCAAGGAAACCGGACCGGGGGGAACCACCTTTCTGGTGGCCCTGCCGCTGGACCTCGATTCTATGGAAGATAATCAGGGGGCGATCGGTTA is part of the Deltaproteobacteria bacterium genome and encodes:
- a CDS encoding methylenetetrahydrofolate reductase — encoded protein: MKTQSVLEKVLKTGNLAVTSECGPPRGAVPEKIRQKAEMLKGYIDAVNVTDNQTAMVRMSSFAAGVFLRQLGLHPILQMVTRDRNRLAMQADIIGAYAHGIHTMLCLSGDHPHFGDHPMAASVHDVDSIQFVQMVKKMREEGKFQGGADIENPPKMFIGAAANPFADPFELRVARLAKKVAAGADFIQTQCIYNVDKFEKWMEGVRSRGLHEKCYILAGITPLKSVGMARYMKNKVPGMDVPQELVDRMAGVPKDQQAEEGIRICVETIERLKQVQGVAGFHIMAIDWEQKVPEIVERAGLYPRPVVE
- a CDS encoding CoB--CoM heterodisulfide reductase iron-sulfur subunit A family protein produces the protein MKTADRLQNGDRVLVIGGGIGGIRTALDLAEAKKNVVLIDQANAIGGLMTLLDRTFPTNNCDLCTISSTLSETNRNQYIQLMPLTRITQLNGQAGEFTAVLSTAPRYIDLMRCTACGECRRLFPECVDFNPGLDHRAPTCMRYPQITPQAFSIDLTRCQDPQALVACCPAGAIMADDRERQVQIPVASIVLAPGAAIFDPSGLDTLSYGLDPDVLTSLEYERLLSASGPTQGRLLCPSDGRVPSKIAWIQCVGSRGLQKGASSYCSSVCCMFALKEAVVTKERFQENIEAAIFYMDLRTFGKDYERYYERSRKKYGVRFVRSRPNSVFRKNGEERLTITFASDQGGPPAEESFDLVVLSTGFRVNEDLRQTAACLGVDLNPHGFAQTGPFNPVATSRPGVYVCGLFESPKDIPETMVQASAAACRASAHLTSQTDLTDTEGTFPPEREVAGEEPRIGVFVCDCGEDIGGVINVPELTAFAKTLPGVVLAEGVGHGCSRESMSRIEEALVSRKLNRLVIGGCSPRTHETRFQDLLRRAGLNKYLLEIANLRDQDTWVHPDQPLDAEAKARQLIWAAVLAVKKARPLPDNRLPINRDVLVVGGGVAGMTAALRLADQGFKVFLTERRSLLGGLANLVRRTLDGEDVQIFIQDLIQRTMAHPNIQVITNAFIVDHSGMPGLFKTGLQVGPQMFYRQLSHGVTILATGALPNRPDEYLLGRHKAVMTQLEAEALLEDRPQQTANWENVVMIQCVGSRQPDNPNCSRICCQTAIKNALSILDKNPETLIWILYRDMRTYGFQEDYYLRAREKGVIFVRYEPDQPPEVRAAGNQVEVSFTDPILGRSLSVSADALLLSTGLISDDESAEDLAAIFKVPRTPDGYFLEDHIKLRPVDLSKPGFFMAGTANAPLSIRETIAQAEASAARAQTLLSHNSINLGAAIARVDSKKCAACLICVRACPFDVPFINADGYSEIDPAKCHGCGLCASECPAKAIQLMQFEDDQILAKLNGLLERMVQ
- a CDS encoding hydrogenase iron-sulfur subunit, coding for MEEFEPVIIAFCCHYCAYTAADMAGSQRLSYPPNVKIIRVPCSGKVDTIHLLKAFENGADGVYVAGCLEGDCHFKSGNVRSAKRVAYARKLLDSIGIGGERLEMINLSAGMGERFAEMAGQITERIRSLGPNPIRNGGRPAGSPVAVVQILKEEQSQ
- a CDS encoding response regulator; translation: MNDKKLILVVDDDPDLVEAVSVKLESENFRVHKAYDGVEAMDQIKKEQPDLVILDVMMPRKNGYQLCEELKQSDQYKSIVVLLLTAVGAAVTSTNYTHWDGKNTLADDYIPKPIDLEKLMGIVKDYLTPAA
- a CDS encoding methylenetetrahydrofolate reductase C-terminal domain-containing protein; this encodes MITAERKPLEEIIEYIRPFQRVLLVGCNECVTVCAVGGRKEVGILSSLLQMSFLKQGKNLQIREHTLERQCDPEYVEELTSLIDGVDAVLSMACGCGIQEISHRFKAKPVFPAVNTKFMGASERQGVWSERCQGCGDCLLGITGGICPIARCSKQLMNGPCGGSTSGKCEISPEVDCAWQLIWDRLKALGMEKRYEEIIPAKDWRPGRADGPRRIIREDLAE